A single region of the Biomphalaria glabrata chromosome 15, xgBioGlab47.1, whole genome shotgun sequence genome encodes:
- the LOC129923167 gene encoding uncharacterized protein LOC129923167, with product MYQKTGLGIRMYQENGLGIGMYKESGLGIRMYQEACLGIRMYQENGLGIGMYKESGLGIRMYQEACLGIRMYQEAGLGIRMYQETGLSIRMYKETGLSIRMYKETGLGVRMYQETGLGIRMYKESGMGIRMYQETGLGIRMYKESGLGIRMYKESGMGIRMYKETGLGIRMYQETGLGIRMYQETGLGIRMYKESGMGIRMYQETGLGIRMYKESGLGFRMYQEAECTKKLAWASECTKKLAWASECTKKLVWASECTKKLVWASECTKKLVWASECTKKLA from the exons ATGTACCAAAAAACTGGTCTGGGCATCAGAATGTACCAAGAAAATGGTCTGGGCATCGGAATGTACAAAGAATCTGGTCTGGGCATCAGAATGTACCAAGAAGCTTGTCTGGGCATCAGAATGTACCAAGAAAATGGTCTGGGCATCGGAATGTACAAAGAATCTGGTCTGGGCATCAGAATGTACCAAGAAGCTTGTCTGGGCATCAGAATGTACCAAGAAGCTGGTCTGGGCATCAGGATGTACCAAGAAACTGGTCTGAGCATCAGAATGTACAAAGAAACTGGCCTGAGCATCAGAATGTACAAAGAAACTGGTCTGGGCGTCAGAATGTACCAAGAAACTGGTCTGGGCATCAGAATGTACAAAGAATCTGGTATGGGCATCAGAATGTACCAAGAAACTGGTCTGGGCATCAGAATGTACAAAGAATCTGGTCTGGGCATCAGAATGTACAAAGAATCTGGTATGGGCATCAGAATGTACAAAGAAACTGGTCTGGGCATCAGAATGTACCAAGAAACTGGTCTGGGCATCAGAATGTACCAAGAAACTGGTCTGGGCATCAGAATGTACAAAGAATCTGGTATGGGCATCAGAATGTACCAAGAAACTGGTCTGGGCATCAGAATGTACAAAGAATCTGGTCTGGGCTTCAGAATGTACCAAGAAGCTG AATGTACCAAGAAACTGGCCTGGGCATCAGAATGTACCAAGAAACTGGCCTGGGCATCAGAATGTACAAAGAAACTTGTCTGGGCATCAGAATGTACAAAGAAACTGGTCTGGGCATCAGAATGTACAAAGAAACTGGTCTGGGCATCAGAATGTACAAAGAAACTGGCCTGA